From the genome of Duffyella gerundensis, one region includes:
- a CDS encoding anti-virulence regulator CigR family protein: MNKNVKSHSAVLALCIVFSSFSVLADPGNGHGNGNGKGNAHGNSKHAEKGQGNASKGGHKKGGNPRDAERDIGYSFARGLAEEYGITGYKSLPPGIAKNLARGKPLPPGIAKRSLPPSILNELPYYPGHEWKIVGDNLVLIALSTAVVTAVINGVFD; this comes from the coding sequence ATGAATAAGAACGTTAAATCACATTCTGCTGTGCTGGCGCTATGCATAGTGTTTTCCAGTTTTTCTGTGCTTGCCGATCCCGGTAATGGGCATGGTAACGGCAATGGCAAAGGTAACGCCCACGGCAACAGCAAGCATGCGGAGAAAGGGCAGGGCAACGCAAGCAAAGGCGGCCATAAAAAGGGCGGTAACCCGCGTGATGCTGAGCGTGATATCGGCTATTCCTTTGCCCGTGGCCTGGCCGAAGAATATGGCATTACCGGCTACAAATCCCTGCCGCCAGGCATCGCCAAAAATCTCGCGCGCGGTAAGCCGCTTCCGCCGGGCATCGCTAAACGCAGCTTGCCGCCGTCGATACTCAATGAACTGCCTTATTATCCCGGCCATGAATGGAAAATCGTGGGCGATAATCTGGTGCTGATTGCACTGAGCACCGCCGTGGTCACCGCGGTGATTAATGGTGTGTTTGACTGA
- a CDS encoding formate/nitrite transporter family protein yields the protein MKSEETIKEHDGESNEVDSEEKDKGEEIEVDEEDLPSGAAAIHEQIREDGQKELERDGMALLWSAIAAGLSMGASLMAKGIFQVHLEGVPGGFLLENLGYTFGFVIVIMARQQLFTENTVTAVLPIMHKPTAGNFALLLRLWGLVLLGNMIGTAIAALAFSQMPIFDDATRQAFTHISEKVMENSPGEMFANAVISGWIIATMVWMFPYAESAKIVVIILMTWLVALGDLAHIVVGSVEVFYLVFTGAASWHEFLWPFAVPTLLGNITGGTLIFALISHAQIRNDMSNDKKQKTSSRKKTASKQ from the coding sequence ATGAAGTCAGAAGAAACAATAAAAGAGCACGACGGCGAAAGTAACGAAGTCGATAGCGAAGAAAAAGACAAGGGCGAAGAGATTGAGGTCGACGAGGAAGATCTGCCTTCCGGTGCCGCGGCGATCCATGAACAGATTCGTGAAGATGGTCAGAAAGAGCTTGAGCGCGACGGCATGGCGCTGCTCTGGTCCGCGATTGCCGCTGGTCTGTCTATGGGCGCATCGCTGATGGCGAAAGGGATTTTTCAGGTCCATCTGGAAGGCGTGCCCGGCGGCTTTTTGCTGGAGAACCTCGGCTACACCTTTGGCTTTGTGATTGTCATCATGGCGCGTCAGCAGCTGTTTACGGAGAACACCGTCACCGCCGTGCTGCCGATCATGCATAAGCCCACCGCAGGCAACTTTGCGCTGCTGCTGCGCCTGTGGGGATTGGTGCTGCTCGGCAATATGATCGGTACCGCCATTGCGGCGCTGGCTTTTAGCCAGATGCCAATCTTTGACGATGCCACGCGCCAGGCATTTACCCATATCAGCGAGAAAGTCATGGAGAATTCGCCTGGCGAGATGTTTGCCAATGCGGTGATCTCCGGCTGGATCATCGCTACCATGGTGTGGATGTTCCCTTACGCAGAATCGGCAAAAATCGTGGTGATCATTCTGATGACCTGGCTGGTGGCGCTTGGCGATTTGGCGCATATCGTGGTGGGTTCGGTGGAAGTGTTCTATCTGGTATTTACCGGTGCCGCGAGCTGGCATGAATTTTTATGGCCGTTTGCCGTGCCGACGCTGCTTGGCAATATCACCGGCGGCACGCTGATTTTTGCGCTGATCAGTCATGCGCAGATTCGTAACGACATGAGCAACGACAAGAAGCAGAAAACGTCGTCGCGTAAAAAAACTGCCTCAAAACAGTAA
- a CDS encoding glucose 1-dehydrogenase: MTTSHRPFPPQPEQQQDWPGTTAKMQPTPDHGETSYQGSGRLQGKKALITGGDSGIGRAVAIAYAREGADVLISYYNEHEDAQDTARLIEEAGQKAVLVPGDITSAEHCRHLVSQAVDAFGKIDILVNNAAFQQTRQSLEEISDDEFDRTMKTNLYSLFWITKAAVAHMPKGSVIINTASVNADRPVPTLLAYSATKAAIINFSGSFAALLAEKGIRSNVVAPGPIWTPLIPATMTAEDVKHDGESVPMKRAGQPAELASSYVMLASDDASYISGATIAVTGGVPFI; encoded by the coding sequence ATGACGACTTCCCATCGCCCCTTTCCACCGCAACCCGAGCAGCAACAAGACTGGCCGGGTACCACGGCTAAAATGCAGCCGACGCCGGATCATGGCGAAACGAGTTATCAGGGCAGCGGACGTTTGCAGGGCAAAAAGGCGCTGATTACCGGCGGTGATTCTGGTATTGGCCGTGCGGTGGCCATCGCCTATGCGCGTGAAGGCGCGGATGTGCTGATCAGCTACTACAACGAACATGAAGATGCGCAGGACACCGCGCGTTTGATTGAAGAGGCGGGTCAAAAAGCCGTGCTGGTGCCGGGCGATATCACCTCGGCGGAACACTGCCGGCATCTGGTATCACAGGCGGTGGATGCTTTCGGCAAAATCGATATTTTGGTCAACAACGCTGCTTTTCAGCAGACGCGTCAGTCGCTGGAAGAGATCAGCGATGATGAGTTCGATCGCACCATGAAAACCAATCTCTATAGCCTGTTCTGGATCACCAAGGCTGCGGTGGCACATATGCCAAAAGGCAGCGTGATCATCAATACTGCTTCGGTGAATGCCGATCGTCCGGTGCCGACGCTACTTGCCTATTCCGCAACCAAAGCGGCGATCATTAACTTTTCCGGCAGTTTTGCCGCGCTGCTGGCAGAAAAAGGCATTCGATCCAACGTGGTTGCGCCGGGTCCGATCTGGACGCCGCTGATTCCGGCCACGATGACCGCGGAAGATGTGAAGCATGATGGTGAATCGGTGCCGATGAAACGTGCCGGTCAGCCTGCGGAACTCGCTTCTTCTTACGTCATGTTGGCCAGCGATGACGCCAGCTATATTTCAGGCGCAACGATTGCGGTAACCGGCGGCGTGCCGTTTATCTGA
- the ccmE gene encoding cytochrome c maturation protein CcmE, whose protein sequence is MNSRRKNRMLVVIAIVVGLGLITTLVMYALRANIDLFYTPSEILQGKGEAHEKPEPGQRLRVGGMVMPGSVKRDPQSLQVSFKLYDASGVVSVTFEGILPDLFREGQGVVAQGVLENGSLINAKEVLAKHDEKYTPPEIEDAMKKNHTSPAALAGAQP, encoded by the coding sequence GTGAACAGCCGCCGTAAAAACCGCATGCTGGTCGTTATCGCTATTGTCGTGGGCCTGGGATTAATCACCACGCTGGTGATGTATGCGCTGCGCGCCAATATCGATCTGTTTTATACCCCGAGTGAAATTCTGCAGGGCAAAGGCGAGGCGCACGAAAAACCCGAGCCTGGTCAGCGCCTGCGCGTCGGCGGCATGGTGATGCCGGGCAGCGTGAAGCGCGATCCGCAAAGCCTGCAGGTCTCGTTCAAACTTTATGATGCCAGTGGCGTGGTCAGCGTGACCTTTGAGGGGATTCTTCCCGATCTGTTTCGTGAAGGGCAGGGCGTGGTTGCGCAGGGCGTGCTGGAGAACGGCAGCCTGATCAATGCAAAAGAGGTGCTGGCCAAGCACGATGAAAAATATACTCCGCCGGAAATTGAAGACGCCATGAAAAAGAACCATACCAGCCCGGCTGCACTGGCGGGGGCACAACCATGA
- a CDS encoding Arm DNA-binding domain-containing protein: MLTIKQVDAIRPKDKPYRLLDSNGLHLWQVSGKKAWQSGYKIGGKKKVFSQCREDRLQSNPHKVALPWQAIQLSAQRNTIPFPVNASISGAPEIS, translated from the coding sequence ATGCTCACCATTAAGCAGGTCGATGCGATCAGGCCGAAAGATAAGCCGTACCGCCTGCTTGATAGCAATGGCCTGCACCTCTGGCAGGTGTCAGGCAAAAAAGCCTGGCAGTCAGGATACAAAATTGGTGGTAAGAAGAAGGTTTTTTCACAGTGCCGTGAAGACCGGCTTCAATCCAACCCGCATAAAGTTGCACTCCCCTGGCAGGCTATACAGCTCAGCGCCCAGCGCAATACAATCCCCTTCCCGGTTAATGCCTCTATTTCAGGAGCACCTGAAATCAGTTAG
- a CDS encoding heme ABC transporter permease has protein sequence MWKWLHQLAKPERLYQLCGRLVPWFALLALATLLTGWIWGFGFAPADYQQGNSYRIIYIHVPAAMWSMGIYAAMAVAAFTGLIWQIKMADLAAAAMAPVGATFTFIALVTGSAWGKPMWGTWWIWDARLTSELVLLFLYMGVIALWHAFDDRRLAGRAASILILVGVVNLPIIHYSVQWWNTLHQGSSGMLQQAIAPSMRTPLRWSILGCLLLFITLTLMRLRNLILFTERHRPWAIAVATKTGGQP, from the coding sequence ATGTGGAAGTGGTTACATCAGCTGGCAAAGCCTGAGCGGCTCTACCAGTTATGCGGTCGTCTTGTGCCCTGGTTTGCGCTGCTGGCACTGGCGACGCTGTTAACCGGCTGGATTTGGGGCTTTGGTTTTGCCCCGGCGGACTACCAGCAGGGCAACAGCTATCGCATTATCTATATTCATGTTCCGGCCGCCATGTGGTCGATGGGCATTTACGCGGCGATGGCGGTGGCGGCGTTTACCGGCCTGATCTGGCAGATAAAAATGGCCGATCTGGCGGCGGCGGCAATGGCGCCGGTGGGGGCAACCTTTACCTTTATCGCGCTGGTTACCGGCTCTGCCTGGGGCAAACCGATGTGGGGCACCTGGTGGATTTGGGATGCGCGGTTAACCTCTGAACTGGTGTTGCTGTTCCTTTATATGGGCGTGATTGCGCTATGGCATGCGTTTGACGATCGCCGTCTGGCGGGCCGCGCGGCCAGCATCCTGATTCTGGTGGGCGTGGTAAATCTGCCGATCATCCACTATTCGGTGCAGTGGTGGAATACGCTGCATCAGGGATCGTCCGGCATGCTGCAACAGGCGATTGCGCCCAGCATGCGTACACCGTTGCGCTGGTCGATCCTTGGCTGCCTGCTGCTGTTTATTACCCTGACGCTGATGCGGCTGCGTAACCTGATCCTGTTTACCGAACGGCATCGCCCGTGGGCAATTGCCGTGGCGACGAAAACCGGAGGCCAGCCATGA
- the ccmA gene encoding cytochrome c biogenesis heme-transporting ATPase CcmA, with the protein MLEIINLTCVRDERTLFSALNFRADAGDIVQIDGPNGAGKTSLLRLLAGLSQPESGAIHWHGTAIARQRERWHRDLLYLGHHAGIKAVLTPRENLAFLHATSTEAQRDAALESVDLLGYETVPVAQLSAGQQRRVALARLWLSQAPLWILDEPLTAIDKSGVKKLMMHFMQHADNGGMVILTTHQDLPEGNGRVRKIQLCGVEPDAC; encoded by the coding sequence ATGCTGGAAATCATTAATCTCACCTGTGTTCGCGATGAGCGTACGCTATTTAGCGCGTTGAATTTTCGCGCGGACGCGGGCGATATTGTGCAGATTGACGGGCCGAATGGCGCCGGAAAAACCTCGCTGCTGCGGCTGTTGGCCGGGCTTAGCCAGCCGGAAAGCGGCGCTATCCACTGGCACGGCACGGCGATAGCGCGTCAGCGTGAGCGCTGGCATCGCGATCTGCTCTACTTAGGTCATCATGCCGGAATCAAAGCGGTGCTGACGCCACGCGAAAATTTGGCCTTTTTACATGCGACCAGCACGGAAGCGCAGCGCGATGCAGCGCTGGAAAGCGTCGATCTGCTCGGCTATGAAACGGTGCCGGTGGCGCAGCTTTCTGCCGGACAACAACGGCGTGTGGCGCTGGCGCGTCTCTGGCTTAGCCAGGCGCCGCTGTGGATCCTCGATGAACCGCTGACCGCTATCGATAAATCGGGCGTAAAAAAATTAATGATGCATTTCATGCAACATGCCGATAACGGGGGCATGGTCATCTTAACTACCCATCAGGATCTGCCGGAAGGCAATGGACGCGTGCGCAAAATCCAGCTGTGCGGCGTGGAGCCTGACGCATGCTGA
- the ccmB gene encoding heme exporter protein CcmB, with product MLIRVIRRELQLAFRSGAEIVNPLWFFLIVITLFPLGVGPEPQLLARIAPGIVWVAALLASLLALERLFRDDFLDGSLEQLLLLPTPLPITVIGKVVAHWLLTGVPLILLSPLVALLLSLDMASWRAVALTLLLGTPTLSFLGAIGVGLTVGLRRGGVLLSLLVLPLAIPVLIFASAAIDAAGMGLPIGGYLAILGAMLVLSAMLSPFATAAALRISLH from the coding sequence ATGCTGATCCGCGTTATCCGGCGTGAACTGCAGCTCGCCTTTCGCAGCGGCGCAGAGATCGTCAATCCGCTGTGGTTTTTCCTGATCGTGATTACGCTGTTTCCGCTGGGCGTCGGCCCGGAGCCGCAGCTGCTGGCGCGTATCGCGCCGGGCATCGTCTGGGTGGCTGCCTTGCTGGCCTCGCTGCTGGCGCTGGAGCGGCTGTTTCGCGATGATTTTCTCGATGGTTCGCTGGAGCAACTGCTGCTGCTGCCCACGCCGCTGCCGATCACGGTGATCGGCAAAGTGGTGGCGCACTGGTTGCTGACCGGCGTACCACTGATCCTGCTGTCGCCGCTGGTGGCGCTGCTGCTGTCGCTGGATATGGCGAGTTGGCGCGCCGTAGCGCTGACCCTGTTGCTCGGCACGCCGACGCTCAGCTTTTTAGGGGCGATCGGCGTCGGGCTGACCGTGGGCCTGCGGCGTGGCGGCGTGCTGCTCAGCCTGTTGGTATTGCCGCTGGCGATACCGGTATTGATATTTGCCAGTGCGGCCATCGATGCCGCCGGCATGGGTTTACCGATCGGCGGCTATTTGGCCATTCTCGGCGCGATGTTGGTGCTCAGCGCCATGCTGTCGCCGTTTGCGACCGCCGCCGCGTTGCGTATCAGCCTGCACTGA
- the ccmD gene encoding heme exporter protein CcmD encodes MTPAFSSWQAFFAMGGYAFFVWLSVIVTLIALSGLVLHTVLQRRRLLTAIQQQQARDRRIRAAKQKNHATSAGDQP; translated from the coding sequence ATGACGCCAGCATTCTCATCCTGGCAGGCGTTTTTTGCCATGGGCGGCTACGCCTTCTTCGTCTGGCTTTCGGTGATCGTCACCCTGATTGCGCTGTCCGGGCTGGTGCTGCACACCGTGTTGCAACGACGTCGCTTGCTCACCGCCATTCAACAGCAGCAGGCCCGCGATCGGCGCATCCGTGCGGCGAAACAGAAAAACCACGCCACGTCGGCAGGAGATCAACCGTGA
- a CDS encoding MFS transporter: MSTSTAPFSSRTRWLTLAGTVVMQFALGSVYTWSLFNGKLSAKLDEPISQVAFSFGLLSLGLAIASSVAGKLQERFGVRNVAIGAGILMAIGFYLTAHASNIYLLWLSAGVLVGLADGAGYLMSLSNCVKWFPERKGVISACAIGAYGLGSLGFKFICGYLLSVTSLENTFIIWGAMAMTMIIIGALMMTDAPAQQPTQNALGTTRDYTLAESMRLPQYWMLALMFLTACMSGLYIIGVAKDIGESLVHLTSQTAANAVTVIAIANLSGRLVLGVLSDKMARIRVISLAQIVSLAGMSLLLFTQMNETSFYLSVACVAFSFGGTITVYPSLVSDFFGLNNLTKNYGVIYLGFGIGSVLGSLIASLFGGFTVIFSLIATLLTLSLAMSLLIRQPARERHAQPVLQRG; this comes from the coding sequence ATGAGCACATCAACAGCACCCTTTTCGAGCCGCACCCGCTGGCTGACCTTAGCCGGCACGGTGGTTATGCAGTTTGCCCTTGGCTCGGTTTACACCTGGAGCCTGTTCAACGGCAAGCTTTCGGCCAAGCTCGACGAACCGATCAGTCAGGTGGCCTTTTCGTTTGGTCTGCTCAGCCTCGGGCTGGCGATCGCCTCCTCGGTGGCGGGAAAGCTGCAGGAGCGTTTTGGCGTGCGTAACGTCGCCATTGGCGCCGGTATTCTGATGGCGATTGGCTTTTACCTCACCGCGCACGCCAGCAATATCTATCTGTTATGGCTCAGCGCCGGTGTGCTGGTCGGCCTGGCGGATGGCGCCGGTTATCTGATGAGCCTGTCGAACTGCGTGAAATGGTTTCCGGAACGCAAAGGAGTCATTTCCGCCTGCGCCATTGGCGCCTACGGCCTGGGAAGCCTCGGCTTCAAGTTTATCTGCGGCTATCTGCTCAGCGTTACCAGCCTGGAGAATACCTTTATCATCTGGGGCGCGATGGCAATGACGATGATCATTATTGGCGCGCTGATGATGACCGATGCGCCGGCACAGCAGCCGACGCAAAACGCGCTGGGCACGACGCGCGACTATACGCTGGCCGAATCGATGCGCCTGCCGCAGTACTGGATGCTGGCGTTGATGTTTCTTACCGCCTGCATGAGCGGCCTGTACATTATTGGTGTGGCCAAGGATATCGGCGAAAGCCTGGTGCACTTAACCAGCCAGACGGCGGCCAATGCGGTAACGGTGATTGCTATTGCCAACCTCAGCGGACGTCTGGTGCTGGGCGTGCTCTCGGATAAAATGGCGCGCATTCGCGTCATCTCACTGGCGCAGATTGTTTCACTGGCGGGCATGAGCCTGCTGCTGTTTACCCAGATGAATGAAACCAGCTTCTATCTGTCAGTCGCCTGCGTGGCCTTCAGCTTTGGCGGCACCATCACCGTTTATCCTTCGCTGGTCAGCGACTTTTTCGGCCTGAATAACCTGACCAAAAACTATGGCGTTATCTATCTGGGCTTTGGTATTGGCAGCGTGCTCGGCTCGCTGATCGCCTCGCTGTTCGGTGGCTTTACAGTGATCTTCAGTTTGATCGCCACGCTGCTTACCCTGTCGCTGGCGATGTCGCTGCTGATACGTCAGCCGGCTCGCGAACGTCATGCGCAACCCGTATTGCAGCGCGGATAA